One part of the Plasmodium yoelii strain 17X genome assembly, chromosome: 13 genome encodes these proteins:
- a CDS encoding PIR protein: MDKTLCEQFDTLRSSFPDDLDKSTNLNFKNLGNFMNYCFNGESKETECKTYLDNINAGCLWLLDQLFVKKKKKNINTFQYIIIWLSYKLNQKKYDGIKDLNDFYNKYIENNTHYTSCNNDSEDCSKQLQDNTGYPNYKEIINGRKRLLSTNIEKMSKIYDAFKPLCKMYTGLNANEKTNKNYLDCASKFVEKYNELNVSDIDNDSPYHQVLSTLLNDYNNFKSYCDTNGVDCNDIPSLVPTEREGNDMQSSEEICYVTPPSLSIVKKLILALLIFSTISIFLGIFFKCSLFVLRKRAQKEYLREKLKNIKKRMNH; this comes from the exons aTGGATAAAACCCTG tgtgaacAGTTTGATACATTGAGAAGCTCTTTTCCCGATGACTTAGACAAGTCtacaaatttaaattttaaaaacttagggaattttatgaattattGCTTTAATGGAGAATCAAAGGAAACAGAATGTAAGACTTAtcttgataatataaatgctGGTTGTTTATGGTTGCTTGATCAATtgtttgtgaaaaaaaaaaaaaaaaatatcaatacTTTTCAATACATTatcatatggttaagttataaactaaATCAAAAGAAGTATGACGGAATCAAGGATCTAAATGATTTttacaataaatatatagaaaataatacgCATTATACTAGTTGTAATAATGATAGTGAAGATTGTAGTAAGCAATTACAAGATAATACGGGATATCCAAATTATAAGGAAATCATAAATGGAAGAAAGAGATTGTTGAgtactaatattgaaaagatgtctaaaatttatgatgcatttaaaccATTATGTAAAATGTATACTGGACTTAATGCAAacgaaaaaacaaataagaATTATTTAGATTGTGCTAGTaaatttgttgaaaaatataatgaacttAATGTTTCTGATATTGATAATGATAGTCCTTATCATCAAgtattgtctacattattaaatgattataataattttaaaagttATTGTGATACTAATGGCGTTGATTGTAATGATATTCCATCCCTCGTCCCGACAGAAAGAGAAGGGAATGATATGCAAAGTTCTGAAGAAATTTGTTATGTTACACCACCAAGTTTGTCgatagtaaaaaaattaattctagctttattaatattcagTACAATATCAATCTTTTtgggaattttttttaag tgtTCGTTATTTGTATTACGGAAAAGAGCTCAAAAAgaatatttaagagaaaaactaaaaaatataaagaagagaatgaatcattaa